In Chitinophaga nivalis, a single genomic region encodes these proteins:
- a CDS encoding S9 family peptidase, with protein MRKWVLPALVILYVNQLYAQQPGPLTVDKIMRDPKWIGTSPDRVFWGTDNQTVYFNWNPEKSLDDSLYYAGIKSTAPRKTAAAERAVIKARSNGVYNADQTLLTYSYKGDIYLLEIKTGKEIRITNTVAVESNPAFSFGGKQLVYEQGHNLYGWEKATGLTSQLTRFQAGSQPAADKADKASGNAADASLKADQLALLAVVRDKKTKSDAASAFDKAYAPKELRTLYTQDKKVQNLQISPDGRFISYLLFKEASGVHYTIVPEFVTASGFTTDISSRDKVGSPQGAFEAFVYDREKDTVLPIKTTDLPGIKDLPDYVKDYTKKDSAVVRSVIVNGPFWSDRGTHAIVDIRSQDNKDRWIALLDATNGTLKTISRQRDEAWIAGPGIGWSFGGANLGWIDENTCWYQSEATGYSHLYTAAVNTGASKQLTSGNYEVQEVQLSQDKKYFYLTTNEVHPGEKQFYRIPVNGGKAERITTLTGAHEVSISPDNKWIAYRYSSSTKPWELYLQPNTPGGKAVQVTDKSQSAEFQAYPWRDPQVITFTARDNQPVYARLYTPDPAKKNGAAVIFVHGAGYLQNAHKWWSSYFREYMFHNLLTDKGYTVLDIDYRGSAGYGRNWRTGIYRYMGGKDLDDEVDGAKYLAEKLQVDPQRIGIYGGSYGGFMTLMGMFTKPGVFAAGAALRSVTDWAHYNHGYTSNILNEPQTDSIAYHRSSPIYFAEGLKGKLLMCHGMVDTNVHFQDIVRLSQRLIELGKDNWELAVYPVEDHGFTTPSSWTDEYKRILQLFENNLLK; from the coding sequence ATGAGAAAATGGGTATTGCCCGCTTTAGTAATTTTATATGTCAACCAGCTTTATGCCCAGCAACCAGGGCCGCTTACTGTAGATAAGATCATGCGGGACCCCAAGTGGATCGGAACTTCCCCTGACCGGGTTTTCTGGGGTACCGATAATCAAACGGTTTACTTTAACTGGAACCCGGAAAAAAGCCTGGATGACTCTTTGTACTATGCCGGCATTAAAAGTACTGCTCCCCGTAAAACAGCAGCCGCTGAACGGGCCGTTATCAAAGCCAGATCCAACGGTGTTTATAATGCCGACCAGACCTTATTAACCTATAGCTACAAGGGAGATATTTATTTACTGGAGATAAAAACCGGGAAAGAAATCCGTATCACCAATACGGTCGCCGTAGAAAGCAATCCCGCTTTCAGTTTCGGCGGTAAACAGCTGGTGTATGAACAAGGCCACAACCTGTATGGCTGGGAAAAAGCTACTGGTCTGACCAGTCAGCTGACCCGCTTCCAGGCAGGCAGCCAACCGGCAGCAGACAAGGCAGATAAAGCTTCCGGCAACGCGGCCGACGCGTCGCTGAAAGCAGATCAGCTGGCACTGCTGGCAGTAGTGCGCGATAAAAAAACAAAGAGTGATGCCGCTTCCGCCTTTGATAAAGCCTATGCGCCGAAGGAACTGCGGACGCTTTATACACAGGACAAAAAAGTACAAAACCTGCAGATCAGTCCTGATGGCCGTTTTATCAGCTACCTTTTATTTAAGGAAGCCAGCGGTGTGCATTACACGATCGTGCCTGAATTTGTGACCGCTTCCGGTTTTACCACCGATATTTCTTCCCGCGATAAAGTAGGTTCACCACAAGGCGCTTTTGAAGCCTTTGTATACGACCGGGAAAAAGATACCGTGTTGCCGATTAAAACCACAGACCTTCCTGGTATCAAAGATCTGCCGGACTACGTAAAGGACTATACGAAAAAAGACAGTGCGGTGGTAAGAAGTGTGATTGTCAACGGTCCCTTCTGGTCTGACCGCGGTACGCACGCTATTGTAGACATCCGCAGCCAGGATAACAAAGACCGCTGGATTGCCCTGCTGGATGCCACCAACGGTACGTTGAAAACCATCAGCCGGCAACGGGATGAAGCCTGGATCGCCGGGCCTGGTATTGGCTGGAGCTTCGGTGGCGCCAACCTGGGCTGGATCGATGAAAATACCTGCTGGTATCAATCAGAAGCAACCGGTTATTCCCATCTGTATACGGCAGCGGTGAACACCGGCGCCAGCAAACAGCTGACCAGTGGCAACTACGAAGTACAGGAAGTACAACTGTCGCAGGATAAAAAATATTTTTACCTGACCACCAACGAAGTACATCCCGGCGAAAAACAATTTTACCGTATCCCGGTAAATGGTGGTAAAGCAGAAAGAATTACCACATTAACAGGTGCGCACGAAGTAAGTATTTCACCAGACAACAAATGGATTGCTTACCGCTACTCTTCTTCCACCAAGCCCTGGGAATTGTATCTGCAGCCGAATACACCTGGTGGCAAAGCCGTACAGGTAACCGATAAATCGCAGTCAGCAGAATTCCAGGCCTATCCATGGCGCGATCCGCAGGTGATCACTTTCACTGCCCGCGACAACCAACCGGTATATGCGCGGCTGTACACACCGGATCCGGCAAAGAAAAACGGCGCTGCTGTGATTTTTGTACATGGCGCAGGTTATCTGCAGAATGCACATAAATGGTGGAGCAGTTACTTCCGCGAATACATGTTCCATAACCTGCTTACCGATAAAGGTTACACAGTACTGGATATTGATTACCGCGGCAGTGCAGGCTACGGCCGCAACTGGCGCACAGGTATCTATCGCTACATGGGTGGTAAAGACCTCGATGATGAAGTGGATGGTGCAAAATATCTGGCAGAAAAATTGCAGGTGGACCCCCAACGTATAGGAATATACGGAGGTAGCTACGGTGGTTTCATGACCCTGATGGGTATGTTTACCAAACCTGGTGTATTCGCTGCCGGTGCCGCTTTACGCTCTGTTACCGACTGGGCGCATTACAATCACGGCTATACGAGCAATATCCTGAATGAACCGCAGACAGATAGCATTGCTTACCATCGTTCTTCTCCCATTTATTTTGCAGAAGGACTGAAAGGCAAACTGCTGATGTGTCATGGTATGGTAGATACCAATGTACATTTCCAGGATATTGTACGCTTGTCACAACGCCTGATTGAGCTGGGTAAAGACAACTGGGAACTGGCGGTTTATCCGGTAGAAGACCATGGTTTCACTACACCGAGCAGCTGGACAGATGAATATAAAAGAATCCTGCAGTTGTTCGAAAACAACTTATTAAAATAA
- a CDS encoding histidine phosphatase family protein: protein MRLMPILFSLFLLAGCQPKPPARIPVPVAEDSTFLTGTFFLVRHAENNPGPDSTLTLAGQQRAGALYHLLKDSAIAKIYTTRYIRSIQTADSLRIRLHLDTCIYQADTTGESLLYEMIRRGDWGKRILVVGHSNTLVPIMHSLRATPHADTIGEREYDRLFIVYKTKAASTVKEHCY, encoded by the coding sequence ATGCGCTTGATGCCAATACTTTTTTCCCTCTTTCTGCTGGCGGGCTGCCAGCCCAAACCACCGGCAAGAATACCAGTACCGGTAGCGGAAGATTCTACCTTCCTCACAGGTACCTTTTTTCTGGTACGTCATGCAGAAAACAACCCGGGACCAGATTCTACGCTGACTCTCGCCGGGCAGCAGCGGGCCGGCGCCTTATATCACCTGCTGAAAGATTCTGCCATCGCTAAAATTTACACCACCCGGTACATCCGTAGTATACAAACAGCCGATAGCCTGCGTATCCGCCTGCACCTGGATACCTGTATCTATCAGGCAGATACCACCGGCGAATCCCTGCTGTATGAAATGATCCGACGGGGCGACTGGGGCAAACGTATTCTGGTGGTAGGGCATTCCAATACCCTCGTGCCCATTATGCACAGCCTGAGAGCAACACCCCATGCAGATACCATCGGAGAGCGGGAGTACGACCGGTTATTTATCGTCTATAAAACAAAAGCTGCCAGTACAGTGAAGGAACACTGTTATTGA
- the mgtE gene encoding magnesium transporter — protein MENEALLEKFEILTAEKNYRELSVYLDDQLITDIAELIHEVPEDAGVIINTLSISRAAAAFRILDFPLQEDVIRLLAPAKIAELMNELPADDRTSFLEELPSEAVKELIKLLDPEERRITLSLLGYPENSVGRIMTPDYIAVREEWSVKEVLDYIREHGKDSETIDVIYVIDEKGQLLDDFRIREFLLVSPDTVVHTLMDDRFVSLHANDEQEEAIQVFRMENRVALPVVDDQGVLLGIVTIDDVLWIANEEHTENIQKIGGTEALDEPYLDMPLLKLIKKRVGWLIVLFIGEMLTATAMGFFEEEIAKAVVLALFVPLIISSGGNSGSQASTLIIQAMALGEITISDWWRVMRRELISGILLGSVLGSIGFIRILLWNSFFHTYGAHAVLIGFTVGVSLIGVVLWGTLSGSMLPLVLKKFGADPATSSAPFVATLVDVTGLLIYFTVAYVFMRGILL, from the coding sequence ATGGAAAATGAAGCTTTACTGGAGAAATTCGAGATACTGACAGCCGAAAAAAATTACCGCGAACTGTCGGTATACCTGGATGACCAGTTAATCACGGATATAGCCGAACTTATTCACGAGGTACCTGAAGATGCCGGCGTGATCATCAATACCCTGTCGATCAGCAGAGCGGCAGCGGCTTTCCGTATCCTGGATTTTCCTTTACAGGAAGACGTTATCCGATTGCTGGCCCCGGCCAAAATAGCGGAGCTCATGAACGAGCTGCCGGCGGATGACCGGACTTCCTTTCTGGAAGAGCTGCCCAGTGAAGCTGTGAAAGAACTGATTAAATTACTGGACCCGGAAGAAAGACGGATCACCCTGTCATTGCTCGGTTACCCGGAAAACAGTGTAGGCCGTATCATGACACCCGACTACATTGCTGTACGGGAAGAATGGTCGGTAAAGGAAGTACTGGATTATATCCGGGAACACGGCAAAGACAGTGAAACCATTGATGTAATCTATGTCATCGATGAAAAGGGGCAACTGCTGGATGACTTCCGGATACGGGAATTTCTGCTGGTATCGCCGGACACGGTGGTACATACCCTGATGGATGATCGTTTTGTATCCCTGCATGCCAACGATGAACAGGAAGAAGCTATTCAGGTATTCCGGATGGAAAACCGTGTGGCGCTGCCGGTAGTAGACGACCAGGGCGTATTGCTCGGGATTGTAACCATCGATGACGTGTTGTGGATTGCCAATGAAGAACATACCGAAAACATCCAGAAGATAGGTGGTACCGAAGCCCTGGATGAACCTTACCTGGATATGCCCCTCCTGAAACTGATTAAAAAACGGGTAGGCTGGCTGATTGTATTGTTTATCGGGGAGATGTTAACGGCTACGGCTATGGGATTTTTTGAAGAAGAAATCGCCAAAGCTGTGGTACTGGCCCTGTTTGTGCCCCTGATCATTTCCAGTGGTGGTAACAGCGGTTCTCAGGCATCCACCCTGATTATACAGGCGATGGCCCTGGGTGAGATCACCATCAGCGATTGGTGGCGGGTGATGCGCCGGGAGCTGATATCCGGTATCCTGCTGGGCAGTGTACTGGGTTCTATCGGTTTTATCCGTATCCTGCTGTGGAATTCCTTTTTCCATACCTACGGCGCACATGCTGTACTGATAGGCTTTACCGTAGGCGTATCCCTGATCGGGGTCGTATTATGGGGCACCCTTTCCGGTTCTATGTTGCCGCTGGTACTTAAAAAGTTCGGCGCCGATCCGGCTACGTCTTCAGCGCCGTTTGTGGCTACCCTGGTAGATGTGACCGGTCTGTTGATTTACTTTACCGTTGCCTACGTATTTATGCGGGGTATCCTGCTTTAA
- a CDS encoding bestrophin family protein, translated as MISYNPKEWFTFIFRIHKADTVRKLFPMFIGLSIYSAIIAWLELEFWQLSSNSELKNISMMHGLLGFVISLLLVFRTNTAYDRWWEGRRLWGTLVNSSRNLAIKIQAMLPQENQAAREFYRIMIPNFAYGLKNHLRATFVAEELQPLPTGPVQVTPAKHVPNQLSQQLTSKAMELHREGQLTGEQLIILNNELQAFAEVCGACERIKNTPIPFSYSVFIKKFIFFYVMTMPFGYVFSLGYLIIPMIVFIFFVLASLELIAEEIEDPFGRDANDLPLDGICSNIRLHVSELL; from the coding sequence ATGATCAGTTATAACCCAAAAGAATGGTTTACGTTTATCTTCCGCATCCATAAGGCTGATACGGTGAGGAAACTATTCCCTATGTTTATCGGCCTGTCTATCTACTCCGCTATCATTGCCTGGCTGGAGCTGGAGTTCTGGCAACTATCTTCCAACAGTGAGTTAAAAAACATCTCTATGATGCATGGCCTGCTGGGCTTTGTCATCTCCCTGTTACTGGTATTCCGTACCAACACGGCGTATGACCGCTGGTGGGAAGGGCGCAGGCTATGGGGCACGCTGGTCAACAGCAGCCGCAACCTGGCCATTAAAATTCAAGCCATGCTGCCGCAGGAAAACCAGGCAGCCCGGGAGTTTTACCGCATCATGATTCCCAACTTTGCCTATGGTCTTAAAAATCATTTACGGGCCACCTTTGTGGCAGAAGAGCTACAACCTTTGCCTACAGGGCCTGTACAGGTAACGCCCGCGAAACATGTACCCAATCAGTTATCGCAGCAGCTAACCAGCAAAGCCATGGAACTGCACCGGGAAGGCCAGCTCACGGGCGAACAGCTGATCATTCTCAACAATGAGCTGCAGGCATTTGCCGAAGTATGCGGTGCCTGCGAGCGTATTAAAAATACGCCGATCCCTTTCTCCTACAGTGTATTTATCAAAAAATTCATTTTCTTTTATGTCATGACAATGCCCTTTGGTTATGTATTCAGCCTGGGCTATCTGATCATTCCCATGATTGTATTCATCTTCTTTGTGCTGGCCAGTCTGGAGCTGATCGCCGAAGAGATTGAAGACCCGTTTGGCAGGGACGCGAACGACCTTCCACTGGACGGCATCTGCAGCAATATCCGCTTGCATGTGTCAGAATTATTATAA
- a CDS encoding SET domain-containing protein, which produces MYIEKSKGKGRGVFTKENIPAGTRIETSPVLVLSNDDTEIVDQTRLHNYIFLWGVRETRSCVALGFCSIYNHAYNPNCEYEMDFEEDTMSIITRREIKKGEELFINYNGEVEDQTPMWFDVKRKPAEKAKQAR; this is translated from the coding sequence TTGTATATCGAAAAGTCAAAGGGAAAAGGCAGAGGAGTCTTTACTAAAGAGAACATTCCCGCCGGAACACGCATCGAAACTTCCCCTGTGCTGGTGCTCTCCAATGACGATACCGAGATTGTGGATCAGACGAGATTACACAATTATATTTTTCTCTGGGGCGTAAGAGAAACCCGCTCCTGTGTGGCTTTGGGCTTTTGTTCCATCTATAATCACGCTTATAATCCTAACTGTGAATATGAGATGGATTTTGAAGAAGATACCATGAGTATCATTACCCGCCGCGAAATTAAAAAAGGCGAAGAGCTTTTTATTAACTATAACGGAGAGGTAGAAGACCAGACCCCGATGTGGTTCGATGTGAAACGCAAGCCAGCTGAAAAGGCAAAACAAGCGCGATAA
- a CDS encoding MarR family winged helix-turn-helix transcriptional regulator yields the protein MSFYNSLGYLVFGSRLRRLSEYFLMEVNKVYEEAGIAFDASWFPVFYLLSRQQPMPMIDIAEQLEVSHSAVSQMVTNLKKKGLLKTTPCKEDGRRQLVAFSKKGEELLQQIQPIWEAISGAMDTLVSENKQSQQLLAAIAQIEQAVSQQPLSARIKAQL from the coding sequence ATGTCATTTTACAACAGTTTAGGATACCTCGTTTTTGGCAGCCGCCTGCGCAGACTGAGTGAATACTTCCTCATGGAAGTGAATAAAGTGTATGAAGAGGCGGGCATCGCTTTTGACGCCAGCTGGTTTCCGGTATTCTACCTGTTGTCCAGACAACAGCCCATGCCCATGATAGACATCGCGGAGCAACTGGAAGTATCTCATTCTGCCGTTAGCCAGATGGTCACCAACCTGAAGAAAAAAGGATTACTGAAAACCACTCCCTGCAAGGAAGATGGCCGGCGGCAACTGGTAGCCTTCTCTAAAAAAGGAGAAGAACTGCTGCAACAGATACAACCCATATGGGAAGCTATTTCCGGCGCTATGGATACGCTGGTATCTGAAAACAAACAAAGTCAGCAACTCCTGGCAGCCATTGCACAGATAGAACAGGCCGTATCACAGCAACCGCTGTCAGCAAGGATTAAAGCACAATTGTAA
- the hutH gene encoding histidine ammonia-lyase yields the protein MSDIFKYGIDTLSVGKAIDIAAGKIKGILVPEVIARIQTSHGYVQTIVSQHTTVYGINTGFGPLCDTKISEEDTRALQYNILQSHSVGVGASIPEEVARIMLITKVHALAQGYSGAALTTLERIIWHIENKVTPLVPEKGSVGASGDLAPLSHLFLPLIGLGHVWYKGQKTDMQAVLQQENLQPVVLGPKEGLALINGTQFILSFAVKAVHRLHNALEAADIIGALSLEGLMGTAKPFDPRLHAIRPFPGNQLVAHRLKTLLDNSEIMASHVDCGRVQDPYSLRCMPQVHGASRTAWLHLLELTTIELNAVTDNPIIFSATDTISGGNFHGQPMALPLDYATVAAAELGNISDRRCYMMIEGRYGLPKLLINDAGLNSGFMIPQYTTAALVTENKTLCFPASADSVPTSLGQEDHVSMGSISGRKLNQVIDNLEYILAIELLYAAQAVDFRRPMKSGPVLEAVHKYAREKVTFADKDRIFANDIAALHQIVADQSLVRVANEAAAQHQLPLNGIYHDQFGLY from the coding sequence ATGAGTGATATCTTTAAGTATGGTATAGATACCCTTTCGGTAGGTAAAGCAATAGACATTGCCGCCGGAAAAATAAAAGGGATATTGGTACCAGAAGTCATTGCCCGCATACAAACCAGCCATGGTTATGTACAAACCATCGTATCGCAGCATACCACGGTATACGGCATCAACACCGGCTTTGGTCCGTTATGTGATACCAAAATTTCGGAAGAAGATACCCGCGCCCTGCAGTACAATATCCTGCAAAGCCACAGCGTAGGCGTAGGCGCAAGTATTCCGGAAGAAGTAGCCCGTATTATGCTCATCACCAAGGTACATGCGCTGGCACAAGGCTATTCCGGTGCTGCCCTGACTACCCTGGAACGTATCATCTGGCATATCGAAAACAAGGTAACGCCACTGGTACCGGAAAAAGGCTCTGTAGGCGCTTCCGGCGACCTCGCCCCTTTATCCCACCTGTTCCTGCCACTGATAGGCCTGGGCCATGTATGGTATAAAGGACAGAAAACTGATATGCAGGCTGTACTGCAGCAGGAAAACCTGCAACCGGTAGTACTGGGTCCGAAAGAAGGCCTGGCACTCATCAACGGTACGCAGTTCATTCTGTCTTTCGCCGTGAAAGCGGTACACCGCCTGCACAACGCACTGGAAGCTGCCGATATTATCGGTGCCTTATCCCTGGAAGGCCTGATGGGTACTGCCAAACCATTTGATCCGCGTTTACATGCCATCCGTCCGTTCCCCGGCAATCAGCTGGTAGCACACCGCCTGAAAACATTGCTGGATAACTCGGAGATCATGGCATCGCATGTAGACTGCGGCCGCGTACAGGACCCTTATTCCCTGCGTTGTATGCCACAGGTACACGGCGCTTCCCGCACCGCCTGGCTGCACCTGCTGGAATTAACCACTATTGAACTGAATGCTGTCACAGATAACCCGATCATCTTCAGCGCTACCGATACTATCAGCGGTGGTAACTTCCACGGCCAGCCAATGGCTTTGCCGCTGGATTACGCTACTGTAGCGGCTGCGGAACTGGGTAATATTTCCGACAGACGTTGTTATATGATGATTGAAGGCAGATATGGCCTGCCTAAACTGCTCATCAACGACGCCGGTCTGAACTCCGGTTTCATGATTCCGCAATACACCACTGCCGCCCTGGTAACAGAAAACAAAACCCTGTGTTTCCCTGCCAGCGCCGACAGTGTACCCACCTCTCTGGGTCAGGAAGACCACGTATCCATGGGCTCCATCAGCGGCCGTAAACTGAACCAGGTGATCGATAACCTGGAGTACATACTGGCGATTGAGTTGCTGTATGCTGCTCAGGCTGTGGATTTCCGCCGTCCGATGAAATCCGGTCCGGTACTGGAAGCCGTACATAAATACGCACGCGAAAAAGTAACCTTCGCAGACAAAGACCGCATCTTCGCAAACGATATAGCAGCTTTACACCAAATCGTTGCCGATCAATCACTGGTGCGCGTTGCCAACGAGGCCGCCGCTCAGCATCAATTACCTTTAAATGGAATCTATCATGACCAGTTTGGACTTTATTAA
- the hutU gene encoding urocanate hydratase has product MTSLDFIKAFAAHPHYKAPHGATLHAKSWQTEAPLRMLLNNLDAEVAENPDELVVYGGIGQAARNRESLQKIIEILLDLDEEHSLLVQSGKPVGIVRTHPQAPRVMLANSNLVPKWATWEHFNDLRAKGLMMYGQMTAGSWIYIGTQGILQGTYETFMECGRQHFNGNLKGKLLVTAGIGGMGGAQPLAATMAGAVFLGADIDPTRIQKRIDTRYIDRMTYSYEEAIRWAQEAQAKGEALSIGLVSDAGDMLERLLQDNIIPDILTDQTSAHDPINGYVPNGMSLEAALALRKSDAAAYKQLSLKSMARHVGLMLTLQQKGAITFDYGNNIREFAKEGGEPNAFNFPGFTPAYIRPLFCEGKGPFRWVALSGDPEDIYTTDRALMEAFPENTHLINWLKQAQEKVAFQGLPARICWLGLGEREKAGLIFNELVRTGKVKAPIVIGRDHLDCGSVASPNRETESMKDGSDAVSDWTLLNLMSNTGGGATWVSFHHGGGVGMGYSQHAGMVVLADGTDRAAACLSRVLFNDPAMGIFRHADAGYEKAQEWADKFGIAVHI; this is encoded by the coding sequence ATGACCAGTTTGGACTTTATTAAGGCATTCGCGGCACATCCGCATTATAAAGCACCACATGGTGCTACCCTCCACGCTAAATCATGGCAGACGGAAGCTCCGCTGCGCATGTTACTCAACAACCTGGATGCGGAAGTAGCAGAAAATCCGGATGAACTGGTAGTATATGGCGGTATCGGTCAGGCAGCGCGTAACCGCGAATCCCTGCAGAAAATTATTGAAATCCTGCTCGACCTGGATGAAGAGCATTCCCTGCTCGTACAATCCGGTAAACCGGTAGGTATTGTACGCACGCATCCGCAGGCGCCACGCGTGATGCTGGCCAACAGTAACCTCGTACCCAAATGGGCTACCTGGGAGCATTTCAATGACCTGCGTGCAAAAGGTTTGATGATGTACGGTCAGATGACTGCCGGCAGCTGGATCTATATCGGTACACAAGGCATCCTCCAGGGTACCTATGAAACCTTTATGGAATGCGGCCGTCAGCACTTTAACGGCAACCTGAAAGGAAAGCTGCTGGTAACCGCCGGTATCGGTGGTATGGGCGGCGCGCAGCCACTGGCAGCAACCATGGCGGGTGCGGTATTCCTGGGTGCAGACATTGATCCTACCCGTATACAAAAAAGAATAGATACCCGTTATATCGACCGCATGACTTACTCCTATGAGGAAGCGATCCGCTGGGCGCAGGAAGCCCAGGCAAAAGGAGAAGCCCTCTCTATCGGACTGGTAAGTGATGCCGGCGATATGCTGGAAAGATTACTGCAAGACAATATCATCCCGGATATTCTCACCGACCAGACTTCTGCACACGATCCTATCAACGGATATGTACCGAATGGCATGTCGCTGGAAGCTGCACTGGCACTGCGTAAAAGCGATGCTGCTGCCTACAAGCAGCTGTCGCTGAAAAGCATGGCCCGTCACGTAGGCCTGATGCTGACCTTACAACAGAAAGGCGCTATCACCTTTGACTACGGCAACAACATCCGCGAATTCGCGAAAGAAGGTGGCGAACCAAATGCCTTCAACTTCCCGGGATTCACGCCGGCGTATATACGTCCGCTGTTCTGCGAAGGAAAAGGACCTTTCCGCTGGGTAGCCTTATCCGGCGATCCGGAAGATATCTATACCACAGACCGCGCACTGATGGAAGCATTCCCGGAAAACACGCACCTGATCAACTGGTTGAAACAGGCGCAGGAAAAAGTAGCCTTCCAGGGCTTACCTGCCCGTATCTGCTGGCTGGGCCTGGGCGAACGTGAGAAAGCCGGTCTGATCTTCAATGAACTGGTGAGAACCGGAAAGGTGAAAGCGCCGATCGTGATTGGCCGCGACCACCTGGATTGTGGCTCTGTAGCTTCTCCCAACCGGGAAACAGAATCCATGAAAGATGGCTCCGATGCAGTAAGCGACTGGACTTTACTGAACCTGATGTCCAACACCGGCGGCGGCGCTACCTGGGTATCTTTCCACCACGGTGGTGGTGTAGGGATGGGATATTCCCAGCACGCAGGCATGGTGGTACTGGCAGATGGTACCGACCGCGCAGCAGCCTGTCTGAGCAGAGTACTGTTCAACGATCCGGCTATGGGTATTTTCCGCCATGCAGATGCAGGGTATGAAAAAGCACAGGAGTGGGCCGATAAATTTGGCATCGCTGTTCATATTTAA
- the hutI gene encoding imidazolonepropionase, with product MLLIGPFAQILPMTGLSLKGALQDEQLTVIEKGGIVVEEGRIVAVGEYLSLQQQYPASELAFIDTPMVLLPGFIDCHTHICYDGTRNRDYAMRIAGKTYLEIARAGGGIWDSVSKTRVADTVTLVENTIARANRHLLEGVTTIEVKSGYGLNLDSELKMLRAIQRASMYTKATLVPTCLAAHMKPRDYTGTEEAYLDWIIQELLPVLKTEQLTNRVDIFIEETAFSAPAAADFLHKARQLGFAATVHADQFSAGGSAVAVAAGALSADHLEASSEKEINLLAKSDTVAVVLPGASLGLGMQYAPARKLLDAGASVAIASDWNPGSAPMGDLLIQAAVMSAAEKLSTAEVLAALTVRAAPALEIRDAGQLQAGFVADLQAYPTADYRDILYYQGKMKPAIVWKKGEPVK from the coding sequence ATGTTACTGATAGGACCTTTTGCCCAAATATTGCCCATGACCGGCTTATCCCTGAAAGGTGCACTGCAGGATGAGCAACTGACAGTAATTGAGAAAGGTGGAATTGTAGTAGAGGAGGGCAGAATAGTAGCCGTAGGGGAATACCTTTCCCTGCAACAACAATACCCGGCCAGTGAACTGGCTTTCATCGATACCCCGATGGTATTACTGCCCGGATTCATCGACTGCCACACACATATTTGTTACGACGGCACCCGCAACCGCGATTACGCGATGCGTATTGCCGGTAAAACCTACCTGGAAATTGCCCGTGCCGGCGGCGGTATCTGGGACTCGGTTTCTAAAACACGTGTAGCCGATACCGTTACCCTGGTAGAAAATACCATTGCCCGCGCCAACCGGCACCTGCTGGAAGGTGTTACCACCATCGAAGTAAAGAGTGGCTACGGCCTGAACCTCGACAGTGAACTGAAAATGTTGCGGGCTATTCAACGGGCATCCATGTATACAAAAGCGACGCTGGTACCTACCTGTCTGGCCGCCCACATGAAACCCCGTGATTACACCGGTACAGAAGAAGCTTACCTCGATTGGATCATTCAGGAACTGTTGCCCGTGTTGAAGACAGAACAACTGACCAATCGCGTAGATATCTTTATTGAAGAAACAGCCTTTTCCGCACCAGCAGCAGCCGACTTCCTGCATAAAGCCCGGCAGCTGGGTTTTGCCGCCACCGTGCATGCAGACCAGTTCAGCGCTGGCGGTTCCGCAGTAGCAGTAGCAGCAGGCGCTTTGTCTGCCGACCACCTGGAGGCCAGCAGCGAAAAAGAAATTAACTTGCTCGCAAAATCAGATACCGTAGCGGTAGTATTGCCGGGCGCTTCACTGGGACTGGGTATGCAGTATGCACCTGCCCGTAAACTGCTGGATGCAGGCGCCAGTGTGGCCATCGCCAGCGACTGGAACCCGGGTTCTGCACCCATGGGTGATTTACTGATACAGGCAGCTGTGATGAGCGCCGCAGAAAAATTATCCACTGCAGAAGTACTGGCTGCATTAACGGTAAGAGCTGCACCTGCCCTGGAAATCCGGGATGCCGGACAACTGCAGGCCGGATTTGTAGCAGACCTGCAGGCATATCCTACCGCAGATTACCGCGATATTTTGTATTATCAGGGTAAGATGAAACCAGCTATTGTCTGGAAAAAAGGAGAACCAGTAAAGTAA